One Hermetia illucens chromosome 4, iHerIll2.2.curated.20191125, whole genome shotgun sequence DNA segment encodes these proteins:
- the LOC119655755 gene encoding thyroid adenoma-associated protein homolog, with protein MNSLNLRVSSVKTGENIRKNAELRTSIMQLPSKYLNSSEPTRGYVQHFEGAKTIPEQVNAVKDIYEKSKDELALQFLADLYFHGPLKHPVRNQITKLLQNSTATSEQQILAALNSSIADLLENVNQQSSSHDLSKLITSLSGCFENFPLALKSLRANIESTIPFLVTSLGKFMQHIKLQSSPSAKNELYLFIHNLVRFALACIQEYFDVLPEDSKNHLSNFKSPAHDLMLNVDMPMDLKTNCGILIAYIAKIEDNYADHVFSVAEQDLELDNNCLVLCLNIGVINTINFEVFRNMKDYIRKIVDKICLIANRHSTEPSMLLSASRILFQTSKLLLSFEITRLERETVACVLRELTQYVLSYLEHHMDSVRHICKDLIRNVIKLNSKLKFTDLQDEMLEFCNKNDTPQSLKCTVLIAISNTIGTAVILKRFPNLLNDLVAIGLDSDLNVANCYENLMIAHHKEVDFDKWINVWIMPLLQVGSKDRHLLGAVEILINKAIKCDPAVVNILIDIENDFIPLSTRLSALWTVRKNGLQSRSFHNILTTFGDVLKGTMISNEDDTKIMALRLVVESHKTTEPLSNVECETIIEFLKYNSNCQSPAIRQRSLALISKGLLRLKISLEKANKGDKSDRDYYQQYLKRLIRILVDNLFPGANFSRRSVSLSLLEQSVKIVVDCCPNVEGYLPSNTIPKLINVLNDSYESNKAIAISILKLIIKDDSHQLQLETVESLMTSVRPTDSLTAAYYLEFYCLRARPLEFSYHYSENAKHPVILSALLWCIQILESGLSCAQNSIILAARNNPLYGAVLTIRHLVSKLDLKELVQDIQWREVFTKLIKLCKALTQVVAPIVNSSSPEGHLPNDFSEIPEYLGAVDDDNQSERRQCKVLSLKQEYKSELLKTTPQMVLLCAWRTVKEVSLLLGEIVLRSPIKPRSEETSAYLITIDQIIEIGAHFKELLSETKHRGAFEQAYVGFSKVCTRLWRTEHSELYKLPMIWLNELIDIISKDEKINEKICATRRSAGVPFMVQALITSELQVGTTKALTYCMKHLISLCSDSDKSTESRTHALNILRALFRCSDLNEAVGEYIADGVMCAIRGYSANTWAERNSSTLLFSALITRIFGVQRTKDWENLTIRNRMTGRIFFLRYPQLYDFFLVELKEASLCIQRNERPAKLHPLLLILSRLYPSALEGTESNLKISSFIEYVSICSGSAEMTTRVLTARAIVAFMTLDIIESRIFEVFDHIQNQIEHEKHNQNYVHGLLLQVLYMLKSHKNLPSVHCFRIIDNISRLSSVLKPNPVTWRVCLDIMLEVLRRYESLSIFSDQTQSNLMCMSQVQQIYSTQFSNIYPVFRKSLFVYNLYMVKLISCEGLLQFLVRIFETITSLTYEDVETCLNVVLLIVSNQDDTQIASIYECGDIEMHFMKSLDSKHIEVLREGFKSNEALQSSLNAICNDRRFYPECTKKAYAILSQLPSKDIDLNQFITIAKQYPDDVKDSMAKCLESYIAKKALTNEELEMCLEFIEKLSLPWNSDMLRLTAANLVRLIADSIFTNIEKFQPKILVQIVNILLCLLNDDDSDVRDHVCGTVAALAKIEMDNISASYAPIVLINYLSEILKSSKDTGITKQVIEGILSAQNEEIQSGQQVDDMDDTGEVFDKNEANVFAEPYKTLVDSVQTFRKRFQSDKDILMYIDSLGEKYLEDKIASS; from the exons ATGAATTCCCTTAATTTACGTGTATCGTCAGTTAAAACTGGCGAAAATATAAGAAAGAACGCCGAGCTTCGTACATCAATAATGCAATTGCCCtcaaaatatttgaattcaTCGGAGCCGACAAGGGGTTATGTGCAGCACTTTGAGGGTGCCAAAACGATACCTGAACAAGTTAATGCCGTCAAAGAT ATCTACGAGAAATCGAAAGACGAGCTAGCTTTgcaatttttggctgacttatactttcatggtccattgaagcaCCCGGTTAGAAACCAAATAACAAA ATTACTTCAAAACAGCACAGCGACATCAGAACAACAAATTTTGGCTGCTCTAAATTCATCCATTGCTGACTTGCTAGAAAACGTAAACCAACAGTCATCTTCCCATGATTTAAGCAAGCTCATcacgtccttaagtggatgcttCGAAAATTTCCCTTTAGCCCTAAAAAGCTTACGGGCAAACATTGAATCTACAATTCCATTTCTAGTTACATCACTGGGAAAATTTATGCAACATATAAA GTTACAATCATCTCCATCTGCTAAGAATGAGCTGTACTTGTTCATTCACAACTTAGTCCGTTTCGCGCTCGCTTGCATTCAAGAATATTTCGATGTTCTCCCGGAGGACTCGAAGAATCATTTAAGCAATTTTAAAAGCCCCGCCCACGATCTCATGTTAAATGTGGATATGCCAATGGATTTGAAAACAAATTGTGGGATCCTTATTGCGTACATTGCCAAAATCGAAGATAATTATGCAGACCATGTATTTTCTGTTGCAGAACAGGATCTGGAATTAGACAATAATTGTCTGGTCCTCTGTCTAAATATTGGAGTCATCAACACTATCAATTTTGAAGTATTtagaaatatgaaggattatataAGAAAAATCGTGGATAAAATTTGCTTAATAGCGAACAGGCATTCAACGGAGCCGTCCATGCTATTAAGTGCGAGTAGAATCCTGTTCCAAACATCGAAGCTCCTTCTGTCGTTTGAAATCACTAGATTGGAACGAGAGACTGTTGCATGCGTATTAAGAGAGCTAACCCAATATGTCCTCTCATATTTGGAGCATCACATGGATAGTGTCCGTCATATATGCAAGGATCTTATTCGAAATGTTATAAAACTAAATTCTAAGCTTAAATTTACTGACCTTCAGGACGAAATGCTTGAATTTTGTAACAAAAATGACACTCCGCAATCTTTGAAGTGCACAGTTTTGATTGCCATAAGTAATACAATCGGCACTGCTGTGATTTTGAAAAGGTTCCCTAACTTGCTCAATGATTTGGTTGCCATTGGACTGGATTCTGATTTGAACGTTGCGAATTGCTACGAAAATCTGATGATTGCTCATCACAAAGAAGTCGACTTTGATAAGTGGATAAACGTTTGGATTATGCCCCTGTTGCAGGTGGGCTCTAAGGACAGGCATCTTTTAGGGGCAGTCGAAATCCTAATCAATAAAGCAATCAAATGCGATCCTGCAgttgtaaatattttgattgaTATCGAAAATGACTTCATTCCATTAAGCACTCGCCTCTCAGCTCTGTGGACTGTCCGGAAAAATGGTCTGCAAAGTAGAAGTTTTCATAACATACTCACAACTTTTGGAGACGTCCTAAAGGGTACAATGATTTCTAATGAGGATGACACTAAAATTATGGCTCTACGATTAGTAGTCGAGAGTCATAAAACTACGGAGCCGCTATCTAATGTGGAATGCGAAACAATTATCGagtttttgaaatataattcGAACTGCCAGAGTCCGGCAATTCGGCAGCGCAGTTTAGCATTGATATCCAAGGGACTGTTACGGCTCAAAATAAGCCTGGAGAAAGCCAACAAAGGAGATAAAAGTGACAGAGATTATTATCAACAGTACCTCAAACGATTGATCCGAATTCTAGTCGATAACTTATTCCCAGGAGCTAATTTTAGTCGTCGATCAGTTTCGTTGTCGCTTCTAGAACAAAGCGTCAAAATTGTTGTTGATTGTTGTCCAAATGTCGAAGGGTATCTTCCGTCAAATACTATCCCTAAGCTCATTAACGTGTTAAACGATTCCTACGAAAGCAACAAAGCAATAGCTATTTCGATACTGAAACTTATTATAAAGGACGATTCACACCAGCTTCAACTGGAGACAGTAGAAAGTCTCATGACGAGTGTTCGACCGACAGATTCGTTAACTGCCGCTTACTACCTGGAATTTTACTGCCTTCGAGCGAGACCCCTAGAATTTTCGTACCATTACTCGGAGAATGCTAAACATCCTGTGATACTATCCGCATTATTGTGGTGTATACAAATCCTAGAAAGTGGTTTATCATGCGCACAAAACTCAATTATCCTAGCTGCAAGAAACAACCCCCTATACGGAGCTGTCCTCACTATTCGACATTTAGTATCCAAACTAGATTTGAAGGAATTGGTGCAAGATATTCAGTGGCGGGaggttttcaccaaattgatAAAGCTCTGCAAAGCGCTGACCCAAGTAGTCGCCCCTATTGTTAATAGTTCTTCCCCCGAAGGACATCTGCCCAACGACTTCAGTGAAATTCCCGAATACTTGGGCGCTGTAGATGATGATAATCAATCGGAGAGGCGTCAGTGTAAGGTCTTATCGTTAAAACAAGAATATAAGTCCGAGTTGCTGAAAACAACCCCACAAATGGTCTTACTTTGTGCTTGGAGAACAGTCAAAGAAGTATCACTTTTGCTGGGAGAAATCGTCCTTCGATCGCCTATCAAACCAAGGTCCGAAGAAACAAGTGCATATCTTATAACTATAGATCAAATTATAGAAATTGGAGCGCATTTCAAAGAACTTCTATCCGAGACGAAACATCGAGGAGCATTCGAACAAGCTTATGTTGGATTTTCGAAGGTTTGCACTCGACTATGGAGAACAGAACATTCCGAATTGTACAAACTCCCGATGATCTGGCTGAATGAACTGATCGACATAATCtccaaggacgaaaaaatcAACGAGAAAATCTGTGCAACACGTCGAAGTGCCGGGGTCCCATTCATGGTCCAAGCCTTGATCACGTCAGAACTTCAAGTAGGCACAACAAAAGCTCTTACATATTGCATGAAGCACTTGATTTCCCTGTGCTCGGATTCAGATAAAAGCACCGAGTCGAGAACTCATGCGTTGAACATTCTACGCGCACTGTTCAGGTGTTCAGACTTGAATGAAGCTGTCGGTGAATATATCGCTGATGGAGTCATGTGCGCTATTCGTGGGTACTCAGCTAATACCTGGGCTGAACGGAATTCTTCAACACTTTTGTTTTCTGCGTTGATAACTAGAATTTTTGGTGTACAACGGACGAAAGATTGGGAAAATTTAACGATACGTAATCGAATGACTGGAAGGATATTCTTTTTGAGATATCCTCAGTTGTATGATTTTTTCTTGGTAGAACTTAAGGAAGCCAGTCTTTGCATACAGAGGAATGAAAGACCGGCGAAACTGCATCCGCTGTTGTTGATTTTGAGCAGATTGTATCCATCGGCATTGGAAGGAACGGAATCAAATCTTAAG ATCTCATCATTCATTGAATATGTTTCGATATGCTCTGGGAGCGCTGAGATGACCACACGAGTATTGACTGCCAGAGCAATCGTGGCATTTATGACGCTCGATATAATTGAAAGCAGAATTTTCGAAGTTTTTGATCATATTCAG AATCAAATTGAACATGAAAAACACAATCAAAATTACGTTCATGGTCTACTGCTTCAAGTACTCTATATGCTGAAGAGTCACAAAAACTTACCAAGCGTACATTGCTTCCGAATTATTGATAACATATCGAGGCTGAGTTCAGTTTTAAAACCGAACCCGGTGACGTGGAGAGTTTGTTTGGATATAATGCTTGAAGTATTAAGAAG ATATGAGTCGTTATCTATTTTTTCGGACCAAACACAATCGAACCTTATGTGCATGTCTCAAGTGCAACAAATCTATAGCACTCAATTTAGCAATATTTATCCGGTATTCAGAAAGTCATTATTCGTCTATAATTTGTATATGGTGAAGCTAATATCATGCGAAGGACTCCTACAGTTTTTAGTAAGGATCTTCGAAACAATCACATCCTTAACATATGAAGATGTGGAGACATGTTTGAATGTGGTCCTACTCATAGTTTCCAACCAAGATGACACTCAAATCGCATCAATCTATGAATGTGGCGatattgaaatgcatttcaTGAAAAGTTTGGACTCAAAGCACATTGAAGTGCTTAGAGAAGGATTCAAGTCCAACGAGGCCTTACAAAGTAGTTTAAATGCAATTTGCAACGATCGACGATTCTATCCAGAATGTACAAAAAAGGCGTATGCAATTTTAAGTCAACTTCCATCTAAAGATATAGATCTTAATCAATTTATTACAATTGCTAAGCAATATCCTGATGATGTCAAGGACTCAATGGCAAAATGTTTGGAGTCGTATATTGCGAAAAAAGCTTTAACGAATGAGGAGCTGGAAATGTGTTTGGAATTTATAGAGAAGTTGTCCTTGCCTTGGAATTCGGATATGTTGAG GCTTACTGCAGCAAACTTGGTACGCCTTATAGCTGACAGTATTTTCacaaatattgagaaattccaaccgaaaattctggtCCAAATTGTCAACATCCTTTTGTGCCTTCTAAACGATGACGATTCCGATGTTCGAGACCATGTTTGTGGAACTGTTGCAGCTTTAGCAAAGATCGAAATGG ATAATATTTCGGCATCTTATGCACCAATTGTGCTTATCAACTACCtcagtgaaattttaaaatctagCAAGGATACAGGTATCACAAAGCAGGTTATCGAAGGAATACTCTCCGCTCAAAATGAGGAGATTCAATCGGGACAACAAGTTGATGACATGGACGACACTGGAGAAGTTTTCGATAAAAATGAAGCAAACGTATTTGCTGAGCCATATAAGACTCTTGTGGATTCAGTTCAAACATTTAGGAAGCGTTTTCAAAGTGACAAGGAtattttaatgtatattgactcGCTCGGTGAAAAGTATTTAGAAGATAAGATTGCTAGTAGTTAG